One genomic region from Cardiobacteriaceae bacterium TAE3-ERU3 encodes:
- the folD gene encoding bifunctional methylenetetrahydrofolate dehydrogenase/methenyltetrahydrofolate cyclohydrolase FolD, which yields MSAEIIDGKAFAEKIRNQVTQDTADWHAKTGKKPGLAVVLVGDDPASEVYVASKGKQAKAAGFHSEEHRLPASTDQTTLMAKIKSLNADPAIHGILVQLPLPNHLDSDAVLNAINPEKDVDGFHPVNIGRLWSGQDASVPCTPLGCSLLLEDRIGDLSGKKAIVIGRSNIVGKPMAALLLKANATVTIAHSRSDNLPALCREADIVVAAVGKPEMVKAEWIKPGAVVLDVGINRIGSDGNKRKLVGDVDFASVKDVAGAITPVPGGIGPMTIACLLRNTLHCAKRIDGE from the coding sequence ATGAGCGCTGAAATCATTGATGGTAAGGCATTTGCTGAAAAAATTCGTAATCAGGTAACTCAGGACACGGCCGACTGGCATGCTAAAACTGGTAAAAAGCCAGGGTTGGCTGTAGTACTGGTCGGTGATGATCCTGCGAGTGAAGTCTATGTCGCAAGTAAAGGCAAGCAGGCCAAAGCGGCCGGGTTTCACAGTGAAGAACACCGCTTGCCAGCATCAACGGATCAGACGACTTTAATGGCCAAAATCAAATCGCTCAACGCTGATCCAGCCATTCATGGCATTCTTGTTCAGTTGCCATTACCAAATCACCTTGATAGCGATGCCGTATTGAATGCTATTAATCCAGAGAAAGACGTCGATGGATTTCATCCGGTCAATATTGGTAGGCTGTGGAGTGGTCAAGATGCTTCTGTACCGTGTACACCACTTGGTTGTTCGCTGCTACTGGAAGATCGCATTGGAGATTTGTCTGGCAAAAAAGCCATCGTTATCGGGCGCTCGAATATCGTTGGTAAGCCAATGGCGGCATTATTACTCAAAGCCAATGCAACTGTGACAATAGCTCATTCACGTAGTGATAATCTGCCGGCTTTATGCCGTGAGGCCGATATCGTTGTTGCTGCGGTTGGCAAGCCGGAAATGGTTAAGGCTGAATGGATCAAGCCTGGTGCAGTGGTGCTTGATGTCGGGATTAATCGCATCGGAAGTGATGGCAATAAGCGCAAGTTGGTTGGCGATGTGGATTTTGCATCTGTGAAGGATGTGGCTGGGGCTATTACACCTGTTCCTGGTGGTATTGGGCCGATGACAATCGCTTGCTTGCTACGCAATACGTTACACTGTGCAAAACGGATTGATGGCGAATAA
- the argC gene encoding N-acetyl-gamma-glutamyl-phosphate reductase, whose amino-acid sequence MANPIKVGIVGASGYTGAELLRLISAHPQAEIIGVTSRQYAGQPVSSVFEHLYDVCALEFSAPEQTDLTACDVVFFATPHGVCMREAPALIDAGVRVIDFSGDFRLKDAAVFTQWYGIEHTAQDLLKEAVYGLPELYREEIKSARLIANPGCYPTAVQLGFKPLLEAGLVRGDQLIADVKSGISGAGRGAKVDNLFAEMEGNFKAYAASGHRHQPEIEQGLSDIAGQEVYCTFVPHLLPMIRGIEATLYAPLADVEADIYECFKAAYADEPFVRVLDSGAHPQTRHVRGTNCVQIGVHRSVDQRTAIISVVEDNLIKGAAGQAVQSMNLMFGCDETAGLLEVAHLP is encoded by the coding sequence ATGGCTAATCCAATCAAAGTAGGTATCGTCGGCGCCAGTGGCTACACTGGCGCTGAGTTATTGCGCTTAATCAGCGCCCATCCACAAGCAGAAATTATTGGCGTCACTTCGCGGCAGTATGCTGGGCAACCAGTCTCATCGGTTTTTGAGCATTTATACGATGTGTGTGCACTAGAATTTAGTGCACCAGAACAGACGGATTTAACTGCTTGTGACGTCGTATTTTTTGCGACACCGCATGGTGTGTGTATGCGAGAAGCACCAGCATTGATTGATGCTGGTGTCCGTGTGATTGATTTTTCTGGTGATTTCCGCTTAAAAGACGCTGCTGTTTTTACGCAATGGTATGGCATTGAGCACACAGCACAAGATTTGCTCAAAGAAGCTGTTTATGGCTTGCCGGAGTTGTATCGTGAGGAGATTAAATCTGCGAGATTGATTGCCAACCCGGGCTGTTATCCAACTGCTGTGCAGCTTGGCTTTAAACCACTGCTTGAAGCTGGCTTGGTTCGCGGTGATCAATTGATTGCTGATGTTAAGTCCGGTATTTCAGGCGCAGGGCGTGGCGCAAAAGTAGATAACCTTTTTGCCGAAATGGAAGGTAATTTTAAAGCCTATGCGGCGTCTGGTCACCGCCATCAGCCAGAAATAGAGCAAGGTTTGTCGGATATTGCTGGTCAGGAGGTGTATTGCACATTCGTACCGCATTTATTGCCGATGATTCGCGGTATTGAAGCGACGCTTTATGCACCTTTGGCTGATGTTGAGGCTGATATTTACGAATGCTTCAAAGCCGCTTATGCAGATGAGCCATTTGTGCGTGTGCTTGACTCAGGTGCCCATCCGCAAACGCGCCATGTGCGCGGCACGAATTGCGTACAGATTGGCGTGCACCGTTCGGTCGATCAGCGTACTGCAATTATATCTGTGGTTGAGGATAACTTGATCAAAGGCGCAGCTGGGCAAGCCGTACAGTCAATGAACTTGATGTTTGGTTGTGATGAGACGGCTGGCTTGCTGGAAGTTGCGCACCTGCCTTAA
- a CDS encoding HIT family protein, which yields MMATVFDKLLSGELPSAKVYEDERIYVFMDAFPQSKGHTLIIPKKASPDIYDVDPEDLSAIMLFSQRLANALRKALNPDGIKVMQFNGAAAGQTVAHYHMHLIPVWEGEQLGSHGDKSVAMEQLKETAKLIQDALNG from the coding sequence ATAATGGCTACCGTATTTGATAAACTACTTTCTGGTGAGTTACCCAGTGCTAAAGTCTATGAAGATGAGCGTATTTATGTGTTTATGGATGCTTTTCCGCAATCCAAAGGCCATACGTTAATCATTCCCAAAAAAGCCAGTCCTGATATCTATGATGTAGATCCTGAAGATTTATCAGCAATTATGCTGTTTAGTCAGCGATTAGCTAATGCACTGCGTAAAGCTTTAAATCCGGATGGAATTAAAGTAATGCAGTTTAATGGGGCGGCGGCTGGGCAAACAGTTGCTCATTACCACATGCATTTGATTCCAGTATGGGAAGGTGAGCAGCTCGGTAGCCATGGTGATAAGTCTGTGGCTATGGAGCAGCTGAAAGAGACTGCCAAATTGATTCAGGATGCTTTGAATGGCTAA
- a CDS encoding H-NS histone family protein, with translation MQNLYEKIESLSFDEFEALLRFIDKTRKERAKAILAEAQKQAARLTQEVDIAGSKKGTKPAKPAKYRDPQDPNNTWSGYGRQPDWMKDHIANGGDKEDLLIG, from the coding sequence ATGCAAAATCTTTACGAAAAAATAGAATCACTGTCTTTTGATGAATTTGAAGCGCTGCTGCGTTTTATCGATAAAACAAGAAAAGAACGTGCCAAAGCAATTTTGGCTGAAGCGCAAAAGCAAGCCGCCAGACTGACTCAAGAAGTTGATATTGCAGGAAGTAAAAAGGGTACTAAGCCAGCTAAGCCTGCAAAATATCGCGATCCTCAAGACCCGAATAACACTTGGAGTGGATATGGTCGTCAGCCTGATTGGATGAAAGACCATATTGCAAATGGTGGAGATAAAGAAGATTTACTGATCGGATAA
- a CDS encoding L,D-transpeptidase family protein: MHFWHKILTIAGLAAVSGAALAEKVTLPPPGVNVVGKVRVVEARDADTLPDIGREFGIGFEAMERANPGVDVWYPGAGTQVLIPSRYILPDAPRKGIVLNLPEMRLYYYPENEPVVYVYAVGIGREDWDTPLGIQHVIEKRANPTWTPPASIRAEHAAQGDPLPAVVEAGPNNPLGLFAMRLSNPSYLLHGTNKPWGVGMRVSHGCVRLYPEGIEELFKLVPKGVQVNIINQPMKVGWFGDSVYLEYHPPLEEYNVSPQEALQQAQQSVREQVQGKGYSVADELIRTVVEEASGMPVEVATQAGI, from the coding sequence ATGCATTTTTGGCACAAGATTTTGACAATTGCAGGTCTGGCAGCAGTAAGTGGTGCTGCGTTGGCCGAGAAAGTGACGTTACCACCACCCGGGGTCAATGTTGTCGGTAAAGTGCGTGTTGTCGAAGCACGAGATGCCGATACGCTACCGGATATTGGTCGGGAATTCGGTATTGGGTTTGAAGCAATGGAGCGTGCTAATCCTGGTGTTGATGTTTGGTATCCTGGTGCCGGTACGCAAGTATTGATTCCGTCGCGCTATATTTTGCCTGATGCCCCGCGAAAAGGTATTGTGCTTAATCTGCCGGAAATGCGCCTGTATTACTACCCGGAAAATGAACCGGTAGTCTATGTTTATGCCGTCGGGATCGGGCGTGAAGATTGGGATACACCTTTGGGTATTCAGCACGTTATTGAGAAACGTGCCAACCCTACATGGACGCCGCCAGCTTCTATTCGTGCTGAGCACGCCGCACAAGGCGACCCTCTACCAGCCGTAGTTGAAGCTGGGCCGAATAATCCACTAGGTCTGTTTGCCATGCGTTTGTCTAACCCAAGCTATCTGTTGCATGGTACGAATAAGCCATGGGGGGTCGGCATGCGCGTATCGCATGGTTGTGTACGGCTTTATCCTGAGGGCATTGAAGAACTGTTTAAGTTGGTGCCAAAAGGTGTTCAGGTCAATATCATTAATCAACCGATGAAAGTCGGCTGGTTTGGCGATAGTGTGTATCTTGAGTATCACCCACCACTTGAAGAGTACAACGTCAGCCCACAGGAAGCATTGCAGCAAGCACAACAAAGTGTACGTGAGCAGGTGCAAGGCAAGGGATATAGTGTTGCAGATGAGCTAATTCGCACTGTGGTTGAAGAAGCCAGCGGTATGCCTGTTGAAGTCGCCACACAAGCCGGAATTTGA
- the lysS gene encoding lysine--tRNA ligase produces the protein MSEQNSPQLDENKLIAERRQKLNTIRETQAVAFPNHTRPTHNAADVHQQYGEVEDAEALEAAGEFLLAGRMMGKRVMGKASFAQIQDGSGERMQAYIARDDLPEGVYAQFKKWDVGDIISIKGKLFRTRTGELTVHASEIELLTKSLRPLPEKFHGLSDQETRYRQRYVDLIMNKESRDVFKTRVQVLRHIRHFFEDHNFMEVETPMMHPIPGGATAKPFATHHNALDMPLFLRIAPELYLKRLVVGGFERVFEINRSFRNEGVSTRHNPEFTMLEFYQAYADYNDLMDLTEVLLRGLSESVLGSSKLTYQGQDIDFSQPFDRLTMTDAIAKYAPQHADVVNDAAALSALLNSEYKQKTSADDALGNLQTMLFEEAVEHLLIQPTFITAYPWEVSPLSRRNDENPALTDRFELFIGGREMANGFSELNDAEDQAERFRAQVAAKDAGDDEAMHYDADYIRALEYGMPPTAGEGIGIDRLVMLLTDSPSIRDVLLFPHMRPE, from the coding sequence ATGAGTGAACAAAATTCTCCACAACTTGATGAAAATAAGCTGATCGCTGAGCGCCGTCAGAAGCTCAACACCATTCGTGAAACTCAGGCCGTGGCATTTCCGAATCATACCCGCCCAACACATAATGCTGCCGATGTTCATCAGCAATATGGTGAGGTTGAAGACGCTGAAGCACTTGAGGCGGCCGGTGAATTTTTACTTGCCGGACGCATGATGGGTAAGCGCGTCATGGGTAAGGCAAGTTTCGCGCAAATTCAGGATGGTAGCGGTGAGCGTATGCAAGCATATATTGCCCGTGATGATCTGCCTGAAGGCGTGTATGCGCAGTTTAAAAAGTGGGACGTTGGCGACATTATCAGCATTAAAGGCAAGCTGTTTCGCACCCGTACTGGTGAATTGACCGTTCATGCCAGCGAGATTGAATTGCTGACTAAATCACTGCGTCCGTTACCAGAAAAATTCCACGGCTTATCTGATCAGGAAACGCGCTATCGTCAGAGATATGTTGATCTGATCATGAATAAAGAAAGCCGCGACGTGTTTAAAACCCGCGTGCAGGTATTGCGTCATATCCGTCATTTCTTTGAAGACCACAACTTCATGGAAGTAGAGACACCAATGATGCACCCAATCCCGGGTGGCGCAACTGCGAAGCCATTTGCTACGCACCACAACGCGTTGGATATGCCGCTATTCCTGCGTATTGCCCCAGAGTTATATTTGAAGCGACTGGTGGTTGGTGGTTTTGAACGCGTGTTTGAAATCAACCGTAGCTTCCGCAATGAAGGCGTATCAACCCGTCACAACCCTGAATTCACCATGCTTGAGTTTTACCAGGCATACGCGGATTACAATGACTTGATGGATTTGACGGAAGTTCTGTTGCGTGGTTTGAGCGAAAGCGTACTGGGTAGCAGTAAACTGACTTATCAAGGTCAAGATATTGATTTTTCGCAGCCATTTGATCGCTTGACCATGACTGATGCCATTGCAAAATATGCGCCACAGCATGCTGATGTTGTCAATGATGCAGCGGCACTGTCGGCTTTGCTCAATAGCGAGTACAAGCAAAAGACCAGCGCAGATGATGCCCTCGGTAATTTGCAAACCATGCTCTTTGAAGAAGCAGTTGAGCACTTACTGATTCAGCCAACCTTTATCACGGCGTATCCATGGGAAGTCTCGCCACTGTCTCGCCGTAATGATGAAAACCCGGCGCTAACTGACCGCTTTGAGCTATTTATTGGTGGCCGTGAAATGGCCAATGGCTTCTCGGAGTTAAATGATGCCGAAGATCAAGCTGAGCGTTTCCGCGCGCAAGTTGCTGCGAAAGATGCAGGGGATGATGAAGCAATGCACTACGATGCTGACTACATTCGTGCACTGGAATACGGTATGCCTCCGACAGCTGGTGAAGGTATCGGGATTGACCGTCTGGTCATGCTGTTGACGGATAGCCCGTCAATTCGCGACGTTCTGCTGTTCCCGCATATGCGACCTGAATAA
- the prfB gene encoding peptide chain release factor 2 (programmed frameshift), which translates to MELNSTYERIDDLLKREAALRGYLDYDLKSERLDEVNRELEQPSVWDDPDFAAKLNQERLSLEGVVNGLDTLKQGLGDSRELIELAEMEDDEETVEAALKDVARFEKQIEDYEFRRMFSGELDINNAFLDIQAGSGGTEAQDWASMLLRMYLRWGEAKGFKTELIEESPGEVAGIKSATIQFTGEYAFGWLRTEIGVHRLVRKSPFDSGNRRHTSFAAVFVSPEIDDNVDIEINPADLRIDVYRASGAGGQHVNRTESAVRITHNPTGIVVQSQNSRSQHQNKDTCMKQLRAKLYELEMQKRSAESQALEDTKSDIGWGSQIRSYVLDSQRIKDLRTGYETSNTQAVLDGDLDPFIQESLKQGVEV; encoded by the exons ATGGAATTAAACAGCACTTACGAGCGTATTGATGACCTGCTTAAGCGCGAAGCGGCGCTTAGGGGGTATCTT GACTACGACTTAAAATCCGAGCGCCTCGATGAGGTTAATCGTGAACTCGAACAGCCATCTGTATGGGATGATCCTGATTTTGCAGCCAAGCTTAACCAAGAACGCCTGAGCCTTGAGGGTGTTGTTAACGGGCTTGATACCCTCAAGCAAGGATTGGGCGACAGCCGCGAGTTGATCGAGCTGGCTGAGATGGAAGATGACGAAGAAACCGTCGAAGCTGCATTAAAAGACGTGGCACGCTTTGAAAAGCAGATCGAAGATTATGAATTCCGCCGTATGTTTTCCGGTGAGCTCGATATCAATAATGCCTTCCTTGATATTCAGGCTGGATCAGGTGGTACGGAAGCGCAAGATTGGGCTTCAATGCTGCTGCGTATGTATCTGCGCTGGGGTGAGGCTAAAGGCTTTAAGACTGAGCTGATCGAAGAGTCGCCGGGAGAAGTCGCGGGTATCAAGTCTGCAACTATTCAATTCACCGGTGAATATGCATTCGGTTGGTTGCGTACTGAAATTGGTGTGCACCGTCTGGTGCGCAAGTCACCATTTGATAGTGGTAACCGTCGTCATACCTCTTTTGCTGCTGTGTTCGTGTCACCAGAAATTGATGACAATGTTGATATTGAAATCAATCCGGCTGATCTGCGGATCGACGTTTATCGTGCATCCGGCGCAGGTGGTCAGCACGTTAACCGTACTGAGTCTGCGGTACGTATTACGCATAACCCGACGGGTATCGTTGTGCAATCGCAAAACAGCCGATCACAGCACCAAAACAAAGATACCTGTATGAAGCAGCTGCGCGCCAAGCTTTATGAGCTTGAGATGCAAAAGCGCAGTGCCGAGAGTCAGGCTCTTGAGGATACCAAGTCCGACATTGGCTGGGGTAGTCAAATCCGTTCGTATGTTCTTGATTCGCAGCGGATTAAAGATTTGCGTACGGGTTATGAAACCAGCAATACTCAGGCTGTACTTGATGGCGACCTTGATCCGTTTATTCAGGAAAGTCTCAAGCAGGGCGTTGAGGTATAA
- a CDS encoding YggS family pyridoxal phosphate-dependent enzyme, whose protein sequence is MNAIARNVAQVLSEIEAACTQAGRDPSEVRLMLVTKTKPAEMIREALATGQTLIGENKVQEINAKYDALADITHETHMIGHLQTNKVKDVIGLASCIQSLDRIKLAHKLQDRLEFEDRTINALIQVNTSGEASKFGVAPEDALSLIEETLSCDRIHIRGLMTIGANTDDEAQIRACFRLLRQIQQQARQHFGDKSDFAELSMGMSGDMALAIAEGSTMVRVGSAIFGARDYS, encoded by the coding sequence ATGAATGCCATTGCCCGTAATGTCGCGCAAGTATTGAGCGAGATTGAGGCTGCTTGTACACAAGCAGGGCGTGACCCCAGTGAAGTGCGCTTGATGCTGGTGACCAAAACCAAGCCTGCTGAGATGATCCGCGAAGCACTTGCCACCGGGCAAACCTTGATTGGCGAAAATAAAGTGCAAGAAATTAACGCCAAATACGATGCACTGGCTGATATCACGCATGAAACTCATATGATCGGACATCTACAAACCAACAAGGTCAAAGATGTGATTGGGCTGGCGAGCTGTATTCAATCGTTAGACCGAATCAAGCTTGCGCACAAACTCCAAGATCGTTTGGAATTCGAAGACCGCACTATTAACGCTTTAATTCAGGTCAATACTTCTGGTGAAGCATCCAAATTTGGTGTGGCACCGGAGGATGCTTTGAGCTTGATTGAAGAAACGCTTTCCTGCGATCGTATCCACATTCGCGGATTAATGACGATCGGTGCAAATACTGATGATGAAGCGCAGATTCGTGCTTGTTTTCGTTTACTGCGCCAAATTCAGCAGCAAGCCCGGCAGCACTTTGGTGATAAAAGCGACTTCGCTGAACTGTCGATGGGTATGAGTGGTGATATGGCATTGGCAATCGCTGAAGGCTCAACGATGGTGCGGGTAGGAAGCGCCATATTTGGCGCACGCGATTACAGCTAA
- a CDS encoding transcriptional repressor: MNKTQKTQRDNAAILAAAERHCMRSGARLTPTRRQVLELILGYPDVVKAYDLLNDLQRLRGNAAPPTVYRALDFLVEVGILHRAESLNGFVFCDHFANEHTSVILNCTECGHTEELPADEPVGMLLQYCHQRGFDVSPEPFVLSGRCQKCRGACEYECHCP; encoded by the coding sequence ATGAATAAAACTCAAAAAACACAACGAGACAATGCTGCGATTTTGGCCGCTGCCGAGCGCCATTGCATGCGTTCGGGTGCACGCCTGACGCCAACTCGCCGTCAAGTGCTGGAGCTGATTCTGGGCTATCCGGATGTGGTCAAAGCATATGACTTGCTCAATGATCTGCAGCGTCTGCGCGGTAATGCGGCGCCGCCTACTGTGTATCGTGCACTTGATTTTTTGGTCGAGGTTGGCATTTTGCACCGTGCCGAGTCGCTCAACGGCTTCGTATTTTGTGATCATTTTGCTAACGAGCACACCAGCGTGATTCTCAACTGTACCGAGTGCGGCCACACTGAAGAGTTGCCTGCAGATGAGCCAGTTGGGATGCTGTTGCAGTACTGCCATCAGCGCGGTTTTGACGTCAGCCCCGAGCCGTTTGTGCTCAGTGGGCGTTGCCAAAAATGTCGGGGAGCTTGTGAATATGAATGCCATTGCCCGTAA
- a CDS encoding UDP-2,3-diacylglucosamine diphosphatase, translating into MHYRTIWISDCHLGTRSAQSHLLLDFLRNTESDTLFLVGDIVDGWQLKKHWYWHQEHNDVIQKLLRKARKGTRVIYVPGNHDEAARQYVNLNFGGVEIHQQSEHTTADGRRLLIMHGDEFDGVMQYAKWLAHLGDTLYQCALGLNALLNKIRRRFGKPYWSLSQYLKYKVKNAVNFITEFERLIAGEAKKRGFDGVVCGHIHHAEMRTIDGVEYYNCGDWVESITALVEHQDGRMEIIYWADVVASYMENPIQRKAKA; encoded by the coding sequence ATGCATTACCGTACGATTTGGATTTCCGACTGTCATCTCGGCACGCGCAGCGCACAATCGCATCTGCTGCTGGATTTTTTGCGCAATACCGAAAGCGACACATTATTTTTGGTTGGAGATATCGTCGACGGCTGGCAACTTAAAAAGCACTGGTACTGGCACCAGGAGCACAATGATGTGATCCAGAAACTGTTGCGTAAAGCGCGCAAAGGTACGCGCGTTATTTACGTGCCCGGCAACCACGACGAAGCCGCACGGCAATACGTCAACCTCAACTTTGGCGGCGTTGAAATTCATCAGCAAAGCGAACATACCACAGCTGACGGCCGTCGCCTGCTGATCATGCACGGCGATGAATTTGACGGCGTGATGCAATACGCAAAATGGCTCGCACATCTTGGCGATACCCTCTATCAATGCGCACTGGGGCTCAACGCCTTGCTCAACAAAATCCGTCGCCGCTTTGGCAAGCCGTATTGGTCGCTGTCGCAATACCTCAAATACAAAGTCAAAAATGCCGTCAACTTCATCACCGAGTTTGAGCGGTTGATTGCCGGAGAGGCAAAAAAACGTGGCTTTGATGGGGTTGTGTGTGGCCATATTCACCACGCTGAAATGCGCACTATTGACGGGGTCGAATACTATAACTGTGGTGACTGGGTTGAAAGTATCACTGCATTGGTCGAGCATCAAGATGGTCGTATGGAAATCATCTACTGGGCTGACGTCGTCGCCAGCTACATGGAAAACCCAATTCAGCGCAAAGCCAAAGCATGA
- a CDS encoding glycosyltransferase family 1 protein — MNIVIISDAWHPQINGVVRTLTETRKALIDGGHKVLMVTPEQFRTIPCPSYPEIRLAINPGKKIASLLDTFKPSAIHIATEGTLGWAARRYCLKHKLPFTTAYHTRFPEYVHLRWRIPLQWSYAMMRRFHRPAQRVMVPTRSIADALAEQGIRHTAVWGRGVDGNRFQPGFRDILRPHMTGCEEMRPVFMCIGRVAPEKNLEAFLRLDLPGSKWVIGDGPALPTLQAAYPDVHFLGARAQKELPPYYRAADVFVFPSKTDTFGLVLLEAMACGTPVAAFPVAGPLDVVTDPRTGILDADLRQACIAALDCDRNACADYAAAYTWQHTTQRFFELLEPFQAL; from the coding sequence ATGAATATTGTCATCATCAGTGACGCTTGGCATCCACAAATCAACGGCGTCGTCCGGACTCTGACCGAAACCCGTAAAGCACTCATCGACGGCGGGCATAAGGTACTCATGGTTACGCCGGAGCAATTCCGCACCATACCCTGCCCAAGCTATCCGGAAATTCGCCTTGCCATCAACCCCGGCAAAAAAATAGCATCTTTGCTCGATACGTTTAAGCCAAGTGCCATTCATATTGCCACCGAAGGCACACTTGGCTGGGCGGCACGGCGCTATTGCCTCAAGCACAAACTGCCTTTTACAACGGCTTATCACACCCGTTTTCCAGAGTACGTTCATCTACGCTGGCGTATTCCATTGCAATGGTCTTACGCCATGATGCGCCGTTTTCATCGCCCTGCACAGCGAGTCATGGTGCCGACGCGCAGCATTGCTGACGCTTTGGCAGAACAGGGCATTCGCCATACAGCTGTTTGGGGGCGAGGCGTCGATGGTAATCGCTTTCAGCCCGGATTTCGCGACATCTTGCGTCCGCACATGACTGGCTGTGAAGAAATGCGCCCGGTATTTATGTGTATTGGCCGTGTCGCACCGGAAAAAAACCTCGAGGCATTTCTACGCCTTGATTTGCCGGGCAGTAAATGGGTGATTGGCGACGGCCCTGCCCTACCCACATTGCAAGCTGCTTACCCTGATGTGCATTTTCTCGGCGCACGCGCACAGAAAGAATTACCGCCGTATTACCGCGCAGCAGATGTATTTGTCTTTCCGAGCAAGACCGATACCTTCGGACTGGTATTGCTGGAAGCAATGGCTTGCGGCACACCCGTCGCAGCATTTCCTGTTGCAGGGCCACTCGACGTTGTTACCGATCCACGTACTGGCATTCTTGACGCTGACCTACGCCAAGCTTGCATTGCCGCACTCGATTGCGACCGTAACGCGTGCGCAGATTATGCAGCCGCATACACTTGGCAACACACCACGCAGCGCTTTTTTGAGTTGCTAGAGCCTTTTCAAGCGCTGTGA
- a CDS encoding UDP-glucose/GDP-mannose dehydrogenase family protein — MRISVYGCGYVGLVSAALFADSGNNVLAADINAERVAQLNRAIMPIYEPGLQEIVARNIEQGRLRFSSNLHETVKHGEVQFIAVGTPTAASGDTDMRAIDAVAATIGEYLHHPAVIVNKSTAPVGTVARIWRIISDAQQAHNQHADFTVISNPEFLKEGAAIADFMRPDRIIIGSDDEHATAIMRTLYAPFNRNRDRIMVMDTTSAELTKYAANAMLAARISFINEIARIADILGADIERVRQGIGADPRIGYDFLYAGCGFGGSCFPKDLRALQHTAKSAQLDTPLLQAITTVNERQKQRLTDMLDQYYGDELSNKHIAIWGGAFKANTDDIRESPALDLIDHLLKCGTKISLYDPQAIAALKRHYAEHPAAYLLQFALTQNAALEHCDALCIVTDWRAFQSPDFILLAEQLRDRVIFDGRNLYDPALLSRYDLQYFGIGRGSSLSTIQHHT, encoded by the coding sequence ATGCGAATCAGTGTATATGGATGCGGTTATGTCGGTCTGGTTAGCGCTGCCTTATTTGCCGACAGCGGCAATAACGTCCTCGCAGCGGATATCAACGCAGAGCGAGTAGCACAACTCAACCGCGCCATCATGCCCATTTACGAGCCGGGCTTACAAGAAATCGTCGCACGCAATATCGAGCAAGGTCGCCTGCGTTTCAGCAGTAATCTTCATGAAACCGTCAAACATGGGGAAGTGCAATTTATCGCCGTCGGTACACCAACTGCGGCCAGCGGCGACACTGACATGCGCGCTATTGATGCCGTCGCTGCGACCATTGGTGAATATTTGCACCACCCAGCTGTCATCGTTAACAAATCCACCGCACCGGTTGGCACTGTTGCCAGAATCTGGCGCATCATCAGTGACGCCCAGCAAGCACACAACCAGCACGCTGATTTCACCGTCATCAGCAACCCGGAGTTTCTCAAAGAAGGCGCAGCCATAGCCGACTTTATGCGCCCAGACCGTATCATCATTGGTAGCGACGACGAACACGCCACTGCAATTATGCGCACACTCTATGCCCCATTTAATCGCAACCGCGACCGCATCATGGTGATGGATACCACCTCAGCCGAGCTGACCAAGTATGCTGCTAATGCCATGCTCGCTGCCCGCATCAGCTTCATTAACGAAATCGCGCGTATTGCCGATATTCTCGGTGCAGATATTGAACGCGTCCGCCAAGGTATTGGCGCTGATCCTCGCATTGGCTACGACTTTCTCTATGCTGGTTGTGGCTTTGGCGGCTCGTGTTTTCCCAAGGACTTACGCGCCCTGCAACACACGGCAAAAAGCGCGCAACTCGACACGCCATTATTGCAAGCCATTACTACTGTCAACGAGCGGCAAAAGCAACGCCTGACCGACATGCTCGACCAGTATTACGGCGACGAACTCAGTAATAAGCACATCGCCATTTGGGGTGGTGCATTCAAAGCCAATACGGATGACATCCGCGAATCCCCCGCACTGGACCTGATTGACCATTTACTCAAATGCGGTACAAAAATCAGCCTCTACGACCCACAAGCCATTGCTGCGCTCAAGCGCCATTACGCTGAGCATCCTGCGGCATATCTACTGCAATTCGCCCTCACGCAAAATGCCGCACTTGAGCACTGCGATGCACTGTGTATCGTCACTGACTGGCGTGCATTCCAAAGCCCCGACTTTATTCTCCTCGCCGAACAGCTGCGCGACCGCGTCATTTTTGATGGGCGTAACCTTTACGATCCAGCTCTTCTGAGCAGATACGACTTGCAATATTTCGGTATCGGGCGAGGAAGCTCACTTTCTACCATACAGCACCATACTTAA